A stretch of Macadamia integrifolia cultivar HAES 741 chromosome 7, SCU_Mint_v3, whole genome shotgun sequence DNA encodes these proteins:
- the LOC122083987 gene encoding protein SIEVE ELEMENT OCCLUSION B-like, translating into MAPQQQHGEGHDQFTALDDNVMTKQILATHANHNFHKVELRPHLQIIEKIVQHSTTLERTNVHDEEVSSHMESLDEKIRKVNFVGMLEALAYTVHKISNEISCKCFGRGDARSTTVELLKSLSKFSWDAKVVVALAAFGVTYGEFWLVVELYQTHPLAKPIALLKQLPDIFEQLEKLKPMFEALWSLIKAMLDLTRCIIQFHELPPQYISPNQPPMLVATALIPTAVYWTIRSVVACVSDVIGLIGLDHKSIPFTVEAGELSNLEHKVNKIHEHLTKQLEICNQHVDEMKELEAYNSLVQLFETSQVDNMNILKPLIPASKDDLQPLVYGPTRTRVISSTYVEST; encoded by the exons TCACCGCCTTAGATGACAATGTAATGACAAAGCAGATCTTGGCCACCCATGCTAATCATAATTTCCACAAGGTCGAACTCAGGCCCCATCTCCAAATCATTGAGAAAATCGTCCAGCACTCCACCACTCTCGAACGCACCAATGTTCAC GACGAGGAAGTTTCTTCACACATGGAAAGCTTGGACGAGAAGATCCGAAAGGTTAACTTCGTAGGTATGCTTGAAGCACTGGCTTACACCGTACACAAGATCTCCAATGAG ATATCGTGCAAGTGCTTTGGGCGTGGAGATGCACGCTCGACAACAGTGGAATTGTTGAAGTCCCTATCAAAATTCTCTTGGGATGCCAAGGTGGTGGTGGCCTTGGCCGCCTTTGGAGTCACCTATGGGGAGTTTTGGTTGGTGGTGGAACTCTATCAGACACACCCTTTGGCCAAGCCCATAGCACTACTAAAGCAATTACCTGACATATTTGAGCAACTGGAGAAATTGAAGCCTATGTTTGAAGCACTTTGGAGCCTCATCAAAGCCATGCTCGATCTGACCAGGTGCATCATCCAATTCCATGAGCTGCCACCTCAATACATCTCCCCTAACCAACCACCCATGTTGGTGGCCACCGCTCTCATCCCCACTGCTGTTTACTGGACCATCAGGAGTGTCGTTGCCTGTGTATCCGATGTTATTGGCCTTATTGGTCTGGATCACAA ATCTATTCCCTTCACTGTTGAGGCTGGTGAGCTGTCCAACTTAGAACACAAGGTCAACAAAATACATGAACACCTAACCAAGCAACTCGAAATTTGCAATCAGCATGTTG ATGAGATGAAAGAGCTCGAAGCTTATAACTCTCTAGTACAACTGTTTGAAACGAGTCAGGTGGACAACATGAATATTCTCAAACCATTGATTCCCGCTAGTAAGGATGATTTGCAGCCGCTTGTTTATGGGCCCACTAGAACAAGGGTGATCAGCTCCACATATGTGGAGAGTACATAA